In Phoenix dactylifera cultivar Barhee BC4 chromosome 1, palm_55x_up_171113_PBpolish2nd_filt_p, whole genome shotgun sequence, the genomic stretch ACGCCGTCTTCTCCTCCGTCCGCCCCACCGTCTTTACCTGCAACGCTGTGATGGCCTCCTTGCTCCGCTCCCGCCGCCTCGACGACGTCGTCGccctcttcaccttcttcttcaaCCAGTCCAACATCGTCCCCAACGTCGTCTCCTACAACATCCTCATCAACACCCACTGCGACGCCGGCCGCGTCGACACCGCCCTCGATGTGTACCGCCACATCCTCGACCACGCCCCCTTCTCGCCCTCCCCCGTTACCTATCGCCACCTCACCAAGGGCCTCGTCGACTCCGACCGCATCCAGGACGCCATGGATCTCCTCCGCGAGATGCTCAACCGCGGCCACGCCGCCGACTCCCTCGTCTACAACACCCTCATGGCCGCCTTCATCGACAGCGGTAACATGGACAAGGCCCTCGAGCTCTTCGACGAGCTCCGCGAGCGCTGCCTCGTCTATGACGGCGTCGTCCATGCCACCCTCATGGAGGGCTACTGGAAGCGCGGCATGGACAAGGAGGCTATGGAGTCCTATCAGTCCCTCCTCGACCGCCAGTTCAAGATGAGCCCTGCCACCTGCAATACCCTCATAGAGACCCTGCTGAAGCACGACAAGCAGGCCGAGGCCAACAAGCTCTTCGAGCACATGCTCGACAACCACACGCCCCCCAGCTTCGTCGCCATCAACACCGACACCTACAATCTCATGGTGAACCAGTGCTTCAAGGAAGGAAAGTTTTTGGAGGCCGTCGAGGTGTTCCACCGGACAGGGAAGAAGCCGTGCGTGATGGATGTCAGCTGCTTCAACAACATCATCGGGAAGCTCTGCGAAAATGGCCTCCTTTCAGAAGCAGAGAAGCTGTTCGAAGAAATGCCTGGGAAATCAGTGAATCCAGATGCGCTGACCTACGGGTTTTTGGTTGACACGtgtttcaaagaaagaaaagtggATGATGCCTTGCGGTATTTTGAGAAGATGGTGAACACTGTAGACGGGGCTCCAAAAGTTGATGTGGGATTCTACAACAAAATGTTTGATGGGTTGGTCAAGGCAGGATCAGTCGGTCATGCACTGGAGATTTTTGGGAAGATGGGGGAGAAAGCGCTTAGGCCGGATTCAGCTAGTTACGAAATTTTGGTTAGAGGGCTGTGCAAGGAAGGAAACCTGAACCGAGGACGGGATTTGTTGGAAGAGATGGTGAGGTGCAGAATAACTGTGTCGCCTGAGTTCCATAGGTTTTTATTGGATGCTTTCGTTAAGGCAGGACGAGGTGATGAGATAGAACGTCTGTTCGTTGGGAATGCAGGCAATGTTCCTCCTCAATTCCAACAGGTAGCAGCCTGAACTATAATATTCTATGCTTCATAAAGCCCTTCTCTCTCATTCGTGATGGAAGAAACTGGCTTCTTAGAGTATAAATTTGAAGTGAGTTTGTTTTCCTCTCAGGAGTTACAGTATTGAAGTATTAGGCTCTGGTGGTAATTGTTGTGTCTTCCTATGAATTGTGCTATCTGATCCATAATATTTATGATTTTGGTGTATGAACATATTGAGAATTATTTAGTCCATGTTATAAAGCTTTTATCATTTTGTCTGGTATAAGCACGTGAGTAATTCATTGGTGATACATGATATGTTCTCCATTTTATGCATGTGCTGTTGATTTAATGTGTTGTATGTTCATTTTGTTTGTGTTCATCTCCCTTAAAATTTGGCAAGTAACATTTGTGTCAAATAACTTCTCTCATTTTGCAGGAAGTACTAACTTTAGTTTGGTTGTTTGCAATTGTTGTTATACTTTTTCTTTAAAAGGTAAACAAACTAGTAGAATGTATCACGTGTTCCTCATGTTATGTAACATCTGTATATTCATCATTTATTTTCATACAAATCTATCATCTGCAAAGGCTAAAATCGACTCAAGATAGCATTCCTTTACACTAGATAAGCTTAGTTATAAGTGAAAACAAAGTTCTGTTTTGTGCACTTTATAATATAAGATGTCTCCTTGAACAAGGAGATATCTTTAACTCTCATTTCTTTTGTTTGTTATTTGTCCAAAATATGTCTAAATCACTGTTTGTGGATCAATACTAAACTCTGAACAGATCTCACAAGCATCATTACAAAACATAAATAATGCTCAGCACACTCAAGATTTCTATCTATGGGTGGTTTACAAGATAGGCATGCGGCTTCCACACCTAATTGCAGGCAATTAGATGCTAACCTCTACCTTTGGGGTCATTTTGACATTTGTTTGTTATTGTATTAATATATTGTTTCAAACATCACTAGGAAAACAGTAAGATTCAGGTGCACCcctaaaagaaaggaaaaaaaagaagtataaAAGGTTAACAGTCCAGTCACTGCTCAGTTCTCCAATCTTATGGGTGATCAGTTGAATGGTACCCATGGCCTCAATGAGCAACCATCTAACCCCCTGTGCTGCATCAACTCCAGCTGCCACATAGGGCCAACGAACTCAGCAATAACTGGATGATGATCTCTAAGAATACTCAAAAACCtcgaatgataaaaaaaaagtctTGCACTAACCCAATGATTTCATGAATTACCCTTGCATAGGAAGTCTTTTTTGACAACATGGATTGAGAAAGGAACCAATTCTTGGAGAGGGGTTAGTAGGACTGGATTAGTAGAAGTAGGGAGGATCTAAATGCTACCCACCAAGAttgccatggttttcaaaatcaaattctatatGGTTGAGAATCTTATGAAGTACGAGGTGTTATGGTTGGATTATGAAGGAATACGTGATGCACTGTTTCTTTGAAGGTTGTCTTCTCGTAATCTTGATGGTGAGATGTGGAGATCAGGACTGTGTAGTTAACTACATCATTCATGACTTTCTGGTTGGCAATAGCACTTATGATAAGTTAAATGGAGAGAGTGATGGGTTTTTAGAGCTGTGCAAGTGTACATTATACGTCTCATGTGACTATGCTCCCTGCACACCTAACTGCTTTCCTTGTTCTGTGAACTTCTTGTCAGGTTCTACCTGTTAGCTCCACAATGTTAAGTACATTGTTTGGTGCATGGTGTGTGCAAGTGTTTAGATTTGAAGAATCATGCACCTTGAGCATGTGTCTGAGTTCCTAAGAGGAAGCAACATGCCTTGTGTTATTATGTTTTTAGTGATTTGCTTTTAAAAACATGGGAGGTAGCATGGCTTGACCAATGAAATCCTTTAAAAGGGACAAAGTTcttgattgataaagcaaaTGGAGGTGCAATCTCATCCCCTGCGTGATTTGGTGAGAAATTTTGGTCGATTAGAGTTGTCTCTATGGATATACACTTTAGGTCAATGTCGGCAGAACCGGTACTGAGCATCGTATCAATTCTCCAACGGCACGAGTCGTTATAGCCCCGCGTCGTGCAGTGTCAGGCATATACCGACAGAGGAAAGGGTATGCAGACCGTGGgatagaggaagagagagagagagagagaagggggagagggagagggagagagagaggaggccgaCAAAAGCCGTAGGAGGCGAGGCCGCAGCTGATTTTTAAGTGAGTCGGCAAATCGCTTgttgacttcacttaaaaatcgcaaaattttttctttgccTCTCGTAGCCTCTACTGGCCCTCCGCTGgcgtccctctctctcccttacCCTCCCTCCCcgctcattttctctttcctttttcttctctggCTCTGGCAACGGTTTTCGTTTCCGTTGCCGAAGCCGTACTGGTGAGCCGTCGGTACGGCTTGGAACGACCAAAACCGCCCGGTTCGGGATGCTTCCGCCGACCCTACTTTAGGTCTTATCTGCATCAAATATAATACTACTAATGCCCCTCGTTGAAGTATTTGAGAAAAAAGGGAAGTATGTATGCATTCAAATTAATTGGACATCAAGTTTGGCCTCTTTGGTGCATGCTGTATTGTAATAACCTTAGTCATCCTCCATGCTAGGAAGGATATGATGATATGTCCTGAGTGTTCATCCAATAATTCATTTGTATTATCCTACAGCGTTTCAAATGCTAATTGATAATTGCCTTTGAGCCACTGCTACTTATCTATGTTGGAAGACAAACATCTAGTTTATTGATGCCTTGAAGAGGTACATGTGATTTGTTTGTTGGAAATCCTAAAATGGGATTTTTGCATTTCTTAGCTTATGGTGGCAAGTGACTACGGGCATTCAGTACAAATAGATAATTGGTTAAGAGGTAGGGTTTGGGTGAAGTTGGGAGAGGAAGCTAGTGAGTTTATCCCAATGTTTGATGAGAACCTGAATGGAACAAGGGTTCTTGTTGTAGATTCACTCACTTTGGTCAAAGAGAGTTCATATTTTTCTATGTAAGCAATCCAAGTGCAAGTT encodes the following:
- the LOC120113271 gene encoding pentatricopeptide repeat-containing protein At1g10270 is translated as MSLYRHVLRSLRRAGDPRPLVIARPFAFSSAEEAAAERRRRKRRLRIEPPLHALRRDPSAPRPPRDPNAPRLPDSTSALVGPRLNLHNRVQSLIRSGDLDSASATARHAVFSSVRPTVFTCNAVMASLLRSRRLDDVVALFTFFFNQSNIVPNVVSYNILINTHCDAGRVDTALDVYRHILDHAPFSPSPVTYRHLTKGLVDSDRIQDAMDLLREMLNRGHAADSLVYNTLMAAFIDSGNMDKALELFDELRERCLVYDGVVHATLMEGYWKRGMDKEAMESYQSLLDRQFKMSPATCNTLIETLLKHDKQAEANKLFEHMLDNHTPPSFVAINTDTYNLMVNQCFKEGKFLEAVEVFHRTGKKPCVMDVSCFNNIIGKLCENGLLSEAEKLFEEMPGKSVNPDALTYGFLVDTCFKERKVDDALRYFEKMVNTVDGAPKVDVGFYNKMFDGLVKAGSVGHALEIFGKMGEKALRPDSASYEILVRGLCKEGNLNRGRDLLEEMVRCRITVSPEFHRFLLDAFVKAGRGDEIERLFVGNAGNVPPQFQQ